Sequence from the Thermococcus nautili genome:
GGCAATAAAGCACGAGGACACTTACATCGTCAAAAAGGATGGGCTGGAGAAGGTGACCTAAAACACCCTCGCGTAGCCCCACTTCTTCACGCTCGTGAGGATTGATGTCTCTGTGCTCTTTATCCCATCTATCCTACCGAGCTTTTCAACGAGGAAGTTCTCAAGTTCCTGCAAATCCCTTACCGTCACCTGCATCAGTATGTCGTGGGCCCCGGTCGCTATGCCCAGGACGTCCACCTCCGGGAGCTCCTTCAGCTTCTCAACGGCTTCCTTTATCTTGCTCGGCTCAACGTCCACCGCTATAAAGGCCACTATTGAGTAGCCGGCCTTGAAGGGGTTTATCAGCGCCGCGAACTTCCTTATAACGCCCCTCTCAACAAGCTTTTTAACCCTGAGCCTGACCGTCGATTCCGGCACCTTAAGCCTTCTCGCTATCTCCGAATAGCTGGCTCTCCCGTCCTCCTGGAGGATGTGAAGTATCGCCCTGTCGAGTTCGTCAAGTCGTTCAATCTCAGCCATTTTGGCCCACCAATTTTGAATTTTTGTGATGTTATTTTTAAAGTTTTCCGCTAATTTCGCAAAAATTAACCGAAATTCCTATTAATTCCAAACGCATATGGTTAACGGTGGTCCCATGTTGCTCCCAAAGGATGAGGTTATTCAGGGCTACTCCCGCTACATCTCGCGCGCATCCCACGTTACCTACGCCCCAATCGTCCCCTACAAAGCTCGAAACGCCCTCGTCTGGGACGTTGAAGGGAGGGAGTACATAGACTTCCTGAGCGATGCGGCCGTTCAGAACGTCGGGCACAACAACCCGAGGGTTGTCGAGGCAGTCAAAAAGACAGCTGAGAGGTTGCTTCACTTCACCTTTATCTACGGCTTTCCGGCTGAGCCGTACCTTCTCGCCCGGAAGCTGAGCGAACTTGCACCGGTTGAGAACGCGAAGGTTGCCTTCGGCCTCAGCGGGAGCGACGCTAATGACGGGGCCATAAAATTCGCGAGGGCCTACACTGGAAGGAGGTCGGTAATCGGCTACCTCAGGAGCTATTACGGCTCCACCTACGGGGCCATGAGCGTTACCGGTCTCGATTTTGAGGTTCGCTCGAAGGTCGGCCAGCTCAGCGACGTTCACTTCATCCCCTACCCCAACTGCTACCGCTGTCCCTTCGGGAAAGAA
This genomic interval carries:
- a CDS encoding Lrp/AsnC family transcriptional regulator, with the protein product MAEIERLDELDRAILHILQEDGRASYSEIARRLKVPESTVRLRVKKLVERGVIRKFAALINPFKAGYSIVAFIAVDVEPSKIKEAVEKLKELPEVDVLGIATGAHDILMQVTVRDLQELENFLVEKLGRIDGIKSTETSILTSVKKWGYARVF